A single Phoenix dactylifera cultivar Barhee BC4 chromosome 1, palm_55x_up_171113_PBpolish2nd_filt_p, whole genome shotgun sequence DNA region contains:
- the LOC103713264 gene encoding blue copper protein-like, whose protein sequence is MAQISSCSGFLPFSNCIFYFLISCLFVILLNCQCSNAYKNYTVGDSLGWYDNLMEPKVNYQKWAAGKNFSLGDFLIFNTDKNHSVVQTYNATTYKHCNYNDAEDDDTMEWSAGEPEFSKEAATVAVPLLKEGLTYFFSGNYDGEQCQQGQHFKINVSHGQGLPPSLKSPSAAPAPNSPDDESLVPDTVVPSNFNNPADTSPVNATSGAGEALPRLVGKEGGKLLLGLGLVGALLIY, encoded by the exons atggctcAGATCAGCTCTTGCAGCGGTTTCCTTCCATTCTCTAACTGCATCTTCTACTTCCTCATCTCTtgtctctttgtaatcctcctgAATTGCCAATGTTCCAATGCTTACAAAAACTACACAGTTGGAGACTCCTTGGGCTGGTATGACAACCTCATGGAGCCCAAGGTTAACTACCAGAAATGGGCTGCTGGCAAGAACTTCAGCCTTGGAGATTTCCTCA TTTTCAACACAGACAAGAACCACTCAGTGGTCCAGACCTACAATGCAACCACGTACAAGCATTGCAACTACAACGATGCCGAGGACGATGACACGATGGAATGGTCTGCCGGAGAGCCGGAGTTCAGCAAGGAGGCGGCGACCGTCGCCGTGCCACTGCTCAAAGAAGGATTGACCTACTTCTTCTCAGGCAATTACGATGGCGAGCAATGTCAGCAAGGACAGCACTTCAAAATCAACGTCAGCCATGGACAGGGATTGCCTCCTAGCCTCAAGAGCCCGTCGGCGGCACCGGCGCCGAACAGCCCGGATGATGAGAGCTTGGTGCCTGACACTGTGGTTCCCTCCAACTTCAATAATCCAGCAGACACCAGCCCTGTTAATGCAACATCAGGGGCTGGTGAGGCTCTGCCCAGATTAGTGGGGAAGGAGGGTGGGAAGTTGCTTTTGGGGTTGGGGCTTGTGGGGGCTCTTCTGATTTATTGA